In Ensifer canadensis, a genomic segment contains:
- the arsH gene encoding arsenical resistance protein ArsH encodes MRRDGALSETLPAAASEHLCMLDLDALHPAFSTRKPRILILYGSLREISYSRLLAHEARRLLERFGCEVQVFDPKGLPLPDEAPISHPKVKELRDLSEWSEGQVWVSPERHGAMTGIMKAQIDWIPLSLGSVRPTQGKTLAVMEVSGGSQSFNAVNQMRILGRWMRMITIPNQSSFAKAYQEFDGDGRMRPSSYYDRVVDVCEELVKFTWLTRDASSYLTDRYSERKEDAEKLEKRVQLKAI; translated from the coding sequence ATGAGAAGGGACGGCGCATTGTCTGAAACACTTCCTGCCGCCGCCAGTGAACACTTGTGTATGCTCGATCTCGATGCGCTGCATCCCGCGTTCTCGACACGCAAGCCGCGCATCCTGATCCTGTACGGTTCACTCCGGGAAATCTCCTACAGCCGTCTTCTGGCACACGAAGCTCGCCGCCTGCTGGAGCGCTTCGGCTGCGAGGTACAGGTGTTCGATCCCAAGGGCTTACCACTCCCCGATGAAGCGCCGATCAGCCATCCCAAGGTGAAAGAACTGCGCGACCTTTCCGAGTGGTCCGAGGGCCAGGTCTGGGTCAGCCCGGAGCGACATGGCGCGATGACCGGCATCATGAAGGCCCAGATTGACTGGATCCCGCTTTCCCTCGGCTCCGTTCGACCGACTCAGGGCAAGACGCTGGCGGTCATGGAAGTGTCCGGCGGCAGCCAGTCGTTCAATGCGGTCAACCAGATGCGCATTCTCGGTCGCTGGATGCGGATGATCACGATCCCGAACCAGTCTTCATTTGCCAAGGCCTACCAGGAGTTTGACGGCGATGGCCGGATGAGGCCGTCGTCCTACTACGACCGCGTCGTCGACGTCTGCGAAGAGCTGGTGAAGTTTACGTGGCTTACCCGAGATGCGTCGTCGTACCTCACTGACCGCTACAGTGAGCGGAAAGAGGATGCGGAGAAGCTGGAGAAGCGGGTTCAGCTCAAGGCCATCTGA
- a CDS encoding terminase large subunit produces MASTFPAWVYDKSPIDDPDGHGERAVKWLRRLRHPAANSTAPKAANDNPHPQAFQLHEWQERIVRRIYGPRHPDGRRIVETVFWMIPRGNRKTSLAAALALLHTIGPERVRAGQVIFAASDREQAGLGFKEAANIIRMDKRLVAATRIYDAHNSAKKIVFKAEDVELQAISSDGAAQHGKTPAFVLVDEIHVWKGRDLWEALKSGMVKTSGTLMVIATTAGRGNENLGFAEYDYARKVAAGEIDNPAYLPIIFEADPADDWQDEAVWHRVNPGLAHGFPNLNALRTAAKEAEHRPADRHAFKQFNLNIWQAHSRDPLFHMTTYDAGRFAFDLPDLQDVPCYLGVDMSVNGDLTAVVGAWRHDDGRITVHPWFFVPGDDLKGRAERDGVPYEQWRDDSLITVIDGPVIEPQAVEDHIRELCADFEVQEVAFDPHLARMTMQRLFDDGIPAIEMRQGPLTMAPAIGDLERTVNGRMIRHNGHAVLRHHFDSVVASRNDTGLVRMHKGKKTDRIDGAVAAAMAVSRAVAGQSNLSRYNNPDADGIFTF; encoded by the coding sequence ATGGCAAGCACCTTCCCGGCATGGGTCTACGACAAGTCCCCGATTGACGATCCGGACGGCCACGGCGAACGCGCGGTGAAGTGGTTGCGCCGCCTTCGGCACCCGGCAGCGAACAGCACCGCGCCGAAGGCCGCGAACGACAATCCGCACCCGCAGGCGTTCCAGCTTCACGAATGGCAGGAACGTATCGTCCGGCGCATCTATGGACCCCGGCACCCGGACGGCAGGCGCATTGTCGAAACCGTCTTTTGGATGATTCCCCGCGGCAATCGCAAAACCAGTTTAGCCGCGGCGCTTGCCTTGTTGCACACCATTGGGCCGGAACGTGTCCGCGCCGGACAGGTAATCTTTGCCGCCTCTGATCGTGAGCAAGCCGGACTTGGCTTCAAGGAAGCCGCGAACATCATCCGCATGGACAAGCGACTTGTCGCCGCGACCCGCATTTATGACGCCCACAACAGCGCAAAGAAGATCGTCTTCAAGGCCGAAGATGTCGAGCTTCAGGCCATTTCGAGCGACGGCGCGGCACAGCACGGCAAGACGCCCGCGTTCGTGCTTGTCGATGAAATCCATGTTTGGAAGGGCCGTGACCTTTGGGAAGCGCTGAAGTCCGGCATGGTGAAGACGAGCGGCACGCTCATGGTGATCGCCACGACTGCCGGACGTGGCAACGAAAACCTCGGCTTTGCGGAATATGACTATGCCCGCAAGGTCGCGGCCGGTGAAATCGACAATCCGGCTTATCTGCCGATCATCTTCGAAGCAGATCCTGCCGACGATTGGCAGGACGAAGCCGTTTGGCATCGCGTCAATCCCGGCCTTGCGCACGGCTTCCCGAACCTGAATGCCCTTCGGACGGCAGCGAAGGAAGCCGAACACCGCCCGGCAGATCGGCACGCCTTTAAGCAGTTCAACCTGAATATCTGGCAGGCGCATTCCCGCGACCCGCTGTTCCACATGACGACCTATGACGCGGGCCGTTTCGCCTTCGATCTTCCCGACCTCCAGGACGTGCCGTGTTATCTCGGCGTCGATATGTCCGTAAACGGCGACCTGACTGCTGTTGTCGGCGCGTGGCGTCATGACGATGGCCGGATCACCGTGCATCCGTGGTTCTTTGTTCCCGGCGACGACCTGAAGGGCCGCGCCGAACGCGACGGCGTTCCCTATGAGCAATGGCGCGACGATTCCCTGATCACCGTCATTGACGGGCCGGTGATCGAACCGCAGGCCGTCGAAGATCATATCCGGGAGCTTTGCGCCGACTTCGAGGTGCAGGAAGTCGCCTTCGACCCGCACCTTGCCCGCATGACCATGCAGCGCCTTTTTGATGACGGCATCCCGGCAATCGAGATGCGACAGGGACCGCTCACGATGGCCCCGGCCATCGGCGATCTTGAGCGCACCGTGAACGGGCGCATGATCCGGCACAACGGCCATGCCGTGCTTCGCCATCACTTCGACAGCGTGGTCGCCAGCCGAAACGACACCGGCCTTGTGCGCATGCACAAGGGTAAGAAGACCGACCGGATCGATGGCGCTGTTGCCGCCGCGATGGCCGTGTCACGTGCCGTCGCCGGTCAATCCAATCTCAGCCGATACAACAATCCTGATGCCGATGGCATCTTCACCTTTTGA
- the arsK gene encoding arsenite efflux MFS transporter ArsK, translating into MEGRKLPTWALAGLGASQIIGYGTLYYAFSILVPEIAEDIGKSQQWVFGAFSVALLVGSLAAPLSGYLADRIGAGRLMAAGSLLASATLVLMAVSTGPITFAVALALTEIVSVAVLYATAFTAIVQTGGHKAQKSIVHLTLIAGFASSLFWPLTSWLHGFLSWREVYLLFAALNLLVCLPVHLALARLTTTAVFASRGTVAAVGEHRPLANGTLVFSLMLLGFAIEGYALSAILVHMVPLTQALGFGAAGLLVASLFGPAQVASRLINLLFGRELSQKWLAVIATGLLPIGLTILLMTTPWVAGAVMFAICFGLGSGLTSIVGGTLPLELFGPKGYGSRLGWATSAKQMMSAIAPLAMSMSMAGIGVVPSIWMTVAIGIAGVVAFLAIVAVVQGPAGLPRPA; encoded by the coding sequence ATGGAAGGACGGAAGCTTCCTACATGGGCGCTGGCGGGCCTCGGCGCATCACAAATTATCGGATACGGCACGCTCTATTATGCCTTCAGCATCCTGGTGCCAGAAATCGCCGAAGACATCGGCAAATCGCAGCAATGGGTCTTCGGAGCCTTTTCGGTGGCTCTGCTCGTTGGCAGCCTTGCCGCACCCCTCTCAGGCTACCTTGCCGACCGGATCGGTGCGGGGCGATTGATGGCGGCAGGATCGCTGTTAGCCTCCGCGACACTCGTCTTGATGGCGGTATCCACCGGGCCAATCACCTTCGCTGTCGCACTGGCGCTGACCGAAATCGTCTCTGTCGCTGTCCTCTATGCCACTGCCTTCACGGCTATCGTTCAGACTGGAGGACACAAAGCCCAGAAGTCGATTGTTCACCTGACACTGATCGCTGGTTTCGCCTCTTCGCTGTTCTGGCCGCTGACATCCTGGCTGCATGGTTTTCTGTCTTGGAGAGAAGTCTACCTGCTCTTTGCCGCGTTGAACCTCCTCGTCTGTCTTCCAGTGCATTTGGCGCTGGCGCGGCTGACGACGACTGCGGTGTTCGCTTCCAGGGGTACCGTCGCGGCCGTTGGCGAACACCGGCCACTTGCGAACGGAACGCTTGTATTCTCCCTCATGCTGCTTGGCTTTGCCATCGAAGGCTATGCGCTGTCGGCGATCCTGGTTCATATGGTTCCGCTCACACAGGCGCTCGGGTTTGGTGCCGCAGGTCTCCTGGTAGCCTCGCTGTTCGGTCCGGCTCAGGTCGCAAGTCGCTTGATCAACCTGCTCTTCGGCCGTGAACTGTCGCAGAAATGGCTGGCTGTTATCGCGACCGGGCTCCTGCCAATCGGTTTGACGATCCTCCTGATGACGACACCGTGGGTGGCCGGAGCGGTAATGTTCGCTATCTGCTTCGGATTAGGCTCCGGTCTGACAAGCATTGTCGGCGGGACATTGCCGCTCGAACTGTTCGGACCAAAGGGATACGGCAGTCGTCTCGGCTGGGCCACGTCGGCCAAACAGATGATGTCGGCGATTGCGCCGCTCGCCATGTCCATGTCGATGGCCGGGATCGGCGTCGTGCCGTCCATCTGGATGACTGTGGCTATTGGCATAGCCGGGGTGGTGGCATTCTTAGCCATCGTTGCAGTCGTGCAGGGTCCTGCCGGACTGCCCCGACCGGCTTAA
- a CDS encoding ETC complex I subunit → MSAKIYRPAKTAMQSGKAKTNLWLLEFDQEKPRTIDPIMGYTSSGDTLQQLRLTFESAEQAIAYAERNGIEYRVIAPKEATRKTVSYPDNFRFSRMQPWTH, encoded by the coding sequence ATGTCCGCAAAGATCTATCGTCCAGCAAAGACCGCCATGCAGTCTGGTAAAGCCAAGACGAATCTGTGGTTGCTGGAGTTCGATCAGGAAAAGCCGCGCACCATCGATCCGATCATGGGCTACACCAGCTCCGGCGACACGTTGCAGCAACTGCGACTGACTTTCGAAAGTGCGGAACAGGCAATCGCCTACGCTGAACGCAACGGCATCGAATACCGCGTGATCGCGCCGAAAGAGGCGACGCGCAAGACTGTGTCCTACCCGGACAATTTCCGTTTCAGCCGGATGCAGCCCTGGACCCATTGA
- a CDS encoding ArsR/SmtB family transcription factor — protein sequence MIIEKAASQLEAIGNVTRLQIYRALVRAGEDGLPVGKLQEKLEIPASTLSHHLKRLVDTGLVIQDRQATTLICTANYKHMNALIGYLADECCADAACSKQTDETVA from the coding sequence ATGATTATCGAAAAAGCAGCATCGCAGCTCGAAGCGATTGGCAACGTTACCCGCCTTCAGATTTACCGTGCGCTTGTGCGTGCCGGTGAAGATGGCCTGCCGGTCGGGAAGCTGCAGGAGAAGCTGGAAATTCCGGCATCGACCCTTTCACACCACCTCAAGCGGCTCGTCGATACAGGCCTTGTTATCCAGGATCGTCAGGCGACGACACTGATTTGTACCGCGAACTACAAGCACATGAACGCTCTGATTGGCTACCTTGCCGATGAGTGCTGCGCCGACGCAGCTTGCTCAAAGCAGACCGACGAAACCGTAGCCTGA
- a CDS encoding GDCCVxC domain-containing (seleno)protein → MQLQSTLTCPHCGQTATETMPVDACQFFYECIGCGTMLRPKAGDCCVFCSYGDVPCPPVQEDRQNRTGSCCSAS, encoded by the coding sequence GTGCAGCTTCAATCGACCCTTACCTGTCCGCACTGCGGGCAAACGGCAACGGAAACGATGCCCGTCGACGCTTGCCAGTTTTTCTATGAATGTATCGGATGTGGCACGATGCTCCGGCCAAAAGCTGGTGACTGTTGTGTGTTCTGCTCCTACGGTGACGTACCTTGCCCGCCGGTCCAAGAAGACAGGCAAAATAGAACAGGATCGTGTTGCTCCGCCTCCTGA
- a CDS encoding FAD-dependent oxidoreductase, whose amino-acid sequence MALDSNLPVAVIGAGPVGLAAAARLVEAGITPLILERGASVGSALVDWGHVRVFSPWKYNIDDAARRLLDDHGWSAPRADGVPTGREIVQNYLLPLSAIPQIADNLKLSATVKAITRAGFDKVSSNGREAAPFVVRYNDATGEHDVQAQAVIDASGTWTQPNPMGINGLPVVGEIASGRLSYGIPDVAGTRRADFVGKRTLVVGSGHSAINVALALLELQESDPATEIFWALRHHGVARLLGGGLNDQLPERGALGLAAKKAMDEGRLKMLTSFAARSVKSEGEGVVVEAVSNGEPITLALDHVVVTTGFRPDLSFLRELRIDLDPAVEAPPALAPLIDPNLHSCGTVPPHSVDELAHPEKDFYIVGSKSYGRAPTFLMKTGYEQVRSVVAELAGDHLAARRVELVLPETGVCSVDLAVNATSSGCCGGPAPLETDACCVADATAKSEGKSGCGCSASVVEEERA is encoded by the coding sequence ATGGCTTTAGATAGTAACCTTCCTGTGGCAGTGATTGGTGCTGGTCCTGTTGGCCTCGCAGCTGCCGCGAGACTGGTCGAGGCAGGCATCACACCGCTTATCCTGGAACGGGGGGCTTCCGTCGGCTCAGCACTTGTTGACTGGGGCCATGTCCGCGTGTTCTCACCCTGGAAATACAACATCGACGATGCCGCGCGGCGATTGCTCGATGACCACGGCTGGAGCGCTCCACGAGCAGATGGTGTGCCGACGGGTCGGGAGATCGTTCAAAACTATCTGCTTCCACTATCTGCTATCCCTCAGATCGCTGACAACCTGAAACTCAGTGCTACGGTCAAGGCGATTACGCGTGCGGGGTTTGACAAGGTCTCATCAAATGGTCGTGAGGCTGCGCCCTTCGTGGTCCGCTACAACGATGCAACGGGTGAGCACGACGTCCAGGCACAGGCCGTTATCGACGCATCCGGCACATGGACGCAACCGAACCCGATGGGGATCAACGGGCTGCCTGTTGTTGGTGAAATTGCCTCCGGCAGGCTCTCCTATGGCATTCCAGATGTTGCCGGGACCAGGCGGGCTGACTTCGTTGGCAAGCGAACATTGGTCGTCGGAAGTGGTCACTCCGCAATCAATGTCGCCTTGGCCTTATTGGAACTTCAGGAAAGTGATCCTGCGACTGAAATCTTCTGGGCGCTCCGTCACCATGGTGTAGCTCGCCTTCTTGGCGGCGGTCTCAATGACCAGCTACCCGAGCGCGGTGCCCTCGGGTTGGCTGCGAAGAAGGCCATGGACGAGGGTCGCCTCAAAATGCTGACGTCCTTTGCTGCCAGAAGTGTGAAATCAGAAGGCGAAGGGGTGGTGGTCGAAGCCGTGTCAAATGGAGAGCCTATCACACTGGCGCTCGACCATGTGGTGGTCACGACTGGTTTCCGGCCTGACCTATCGTTTCTTCGAGAACTCCGCATTGATCTCGATCCTGCCGTGGAGGCCCCGCCAGCCCTGGCTCCACTGATCGATCCGAACCTTCATTCCTGCGGTACCGTCCCGCCCCACAGCGTCGATGAATTGGCCCATCCGGAGAAGGATTTCTACATCGTCGGCTCGAAGTCCTATGGCCGCGCTCCAACATTCCTGATGAAGACCGGCTACGAACAGGTTCGTTCCGTGGTCGCCGAGCTTGCAGGGGATCATCTCGCCGCCAGACGGGTCGAACTTGTCCTTCCCGAGACAGGAGTGTGCTCTGTCGACCTCGCAGTGAATGCCACATCATCCGGATGCTGTGGGGGACCTGCGCCCTTAGAAACGGATGCCTGTTGTGTCGCCGACGCGACCGCCAAATCCGAGGGAAAGTCCGGATGTGGTTGCTCGGCGTCGGTCGTTGAAGAAGAGCGAGCGTGA
- a CDS encoding Abi-alpha family protein, with protein sequence MGNEIQRAPEVTLLKSEMEAAAARVAERAMNTTFDGVAGVVGDVFGGLLGDGIKQWRTRRLVTTLVKTKDHLESAGIPIENAKALPMGELYAIFEGASKQEDPTLTEMWAALLANAMNPNDPTPLDPAFPKLLERMSGLDALILNFYNDCARKKSELGLDVVKPSLAVTAYEDKRSVLMSFVGEHSLAIENDFGGKNISHSVSNLLRLGLLFVETSYERSRDLVKAQFNREYSIRIDTSDLNDELSNIYYHLNLMSDNVSDHSIAVEYSGYNSERRWSLPYDLTNVARRLLSACR encoded by the coding sequence ATGGGCAACGAAATACAGAGAGCGCCAGAAGTAACGCTTCTAAAAAGCGAGATGGAGGCCGCAGCGGCGCGTGTTGCAGAACGCGCGATGAATACCACTTTCGACGGCGTTGCTGGCGTGGTCGGCGATGTATTTGGCGGGTTATTAGGCGACGGAATTAAACAATGGCGCACGCGCCGCCTCGTGACCACCCTTGTCAAAACCAAAGATCATCTCGAATCGGCAGGCATCCCAATTGAAAACGCGAAGGCGCTTCCCATGGGCGAGCTCTACGCAATTTTTGAGGGCGCTTCGAAACAGGAAGACCCTACGCTCACCGAAATGTGGGCTGCCCTGCTCGCCAACGCGATGAACCCCAATGATCCGACCCCACTGGATCCGGCATTCCCCAAGCTACTGGAACGTATGAGTGGCTTGGACGCGCTCATTCTCAATTTTTACAACGATTGCGCCCGGAAAAAGTCTGAACTCGGATTGGATGTAGTCAAACCTTCTTTGGCCGTAACCGCCTACGAGGATAAGCGATCTGTGCTTATGAGCTTCGTCGGGGAACACAGCCTTGCAATCGAGAACGACTTTGGCGGTAAAAATATATCTCACTCCGTCAGTAATCTTCTACGTTTAGGGCTACTATTTGTTGAAACTTCATATGAGCGTTCAAGAGATTTGGTAAAAGCACAATTCAATCGCGAATACTCCATCCGCATTGACACGTCTGATCTTAATGACGAACTTTCCAATATTTACTACCACCTCAATCTCATGTCAGATAATGTCTCAGACCACAGCATTGCCGTTGAATACTCTGGCTATAACTCAGAACGGCGCTGGAGCCTGCCCTACGATCTTACGAACGTAGCTAGACGATTGCTCAGCGCTTGCAGATAG
- a CDS encoding phage tail tape measure protein translates to MNTPLPGLVVDIEGRVDKLEKAMAKANAIQRRGTNSLEARARQSARNMEQTYTKSAESIGSKLEKMFAPFARGGAMVAAVGGAAIAVREIAGSIAEVDREARKAGVTAKIWSQWTYVATATGMSIDGVTDALKELNIRGDEFAKTGNGSAQEAFTRLGYSATDVAARLKDPNRFLDEIIGKLQKLDSAAQTRILDEVFGGTGAEEMAKVLGLSIAQIQKMRSEAATFTDEQIEAAKKIDAEFATMWRNFSVYAKSAAIDGVNIASKIIGALHDPGGDVRDAAIARYNSPEEQLKRLQRQRQGILADIEREKANTGNVLQNAELRNLESALKAVDDQILEVTGGSNDFKASLKELSAASNSLSGSFNGNVASAANFKSALTELKNLVPDLKAELDSLATNTGIDTAYQNAVKNARTMGEIMQATDLANRAKSIATFGKHDNMLDLIAAVESGGDYNATLDHGRWTNGAQNLTGMTLNQVRALQRKMLADPANRALYGDGRGSSALGRYQITGATLEGLMKELGLSGDRLYDQDTQDELARALLRRRGGDPASLRQEWTGLKRVDDGTIRNAYAGTPTAAQPLAPTTGQQQAIDLAKQQDETRKSLNRTVQEGLDLARFEQSISGMSASQQRVELQLYQQQQDAKRAGIVLSDAELAKMREQLTLTGQLTAKNEQVANSAEGLKNAQMYFAESFTSSLSGLLTGTQTLEGAVQSLLSSLIDATLQAALLGKGPLAGLMGGATGSGILGAIFGFSKGGYTGNGGKYQPAGIVHRGEFVMSKAATARLGVDNLSALHEGALRGYAAGGYVGTAPAIRKPPLQAANSNAAPVQQITISAPVTVNGSSGTETQNQDLAAKMAKQMEATMRGVVAAEIQRQARPGNMLNSRSR, encoded by the coding sequence ATGAACACTCCGCTTCCCGGCCTTGTGGTCGATATTGAGGGCCGCGTCGATAAGCTGGAAAAGGCCATGGCGAAGGCGAACGCTATCCAGCGGCGCGGCACCAACTCGCTTGAAGCCCGCGCCCGGCAGTCGGCGCGCAACATGGAACAGACCTACACGAAGTCGGCGGAAAGCATCGGCAGCAAGCTCGAGAAGATGTTTGCGCCGTTCGCTCGAGGCGGCGCTATGGTCGCGGCAGTCGGCGGCGCGGCGATTGCCGTCCGCGAAATTGCAGGCTCGATTGCCGAAGTGGACCGGGAAGCCCGCAAGGCTGGCGTCACGGCGAAGATTTGGAGTCAGTGGACTTATGTCGCTACGGCAACCGGCATGTCGATCGATGGCGTCACCGACGCCCTGAAGGAATTGAACATTCGCGGCGATGAGTTCGCCAAGACCGGCAACGGTAGCGCGCAAGAGGCATTCACCCGGCTCGGCTATTCCGCGACCGACGTTGCAGCCCGGTTGAAAGACCCGAACCGCTTCCTTGATGAGATCATCGGCAAGCTTCAGAAGCTCGACAGCGCGGCACAGACGCGCATCCTTGATGAGGTATTTGGCGGCACCGGCGCGGAAGAGATGGCGAAGGTGCTTGGCTTGTCCATCGCGCAAATCCAGAAGATGCGCAGCGAGGCCGCGACCTTCACCGACGAACAGATTGAGGCTGCGAAAAAGATCGACGCGGAATTTGCGACAATGTGGCGGAACTTCAGCGTCTACGCAAAGTCGGCAGCTATCGACGGCGTGAACATCGCGTCGAAGATCATCGGCGCTTTGCATGATCCCGGGGGCGATGTTCGCGATGCGGCCATCGCCCGCTACAATTCCCCGGAAGAACAGTTGAAGCGCTTGCAGCGCCAGCGCCAGGGCATCCTTGCCGACATCGAGCGCGAGAAGGCGAACACCGGCAACGTGCTTCAGAACGCCGAACTTCGGAACCTCGAATCCGCCTTGAAGGCAGTGGACGATCAGATTCTTGAGGTGACGGGCGGCAGCAACGACTTCAAGGCTTCGCTGAAGGAATTGTCGGCAGCAAGCAACAGCCTGTCCGGCAGCTTCAATGGTAACGTCGCCAGCGCTGCCAACTTCAAGAGCGCGCTCACCGAACTGAAGAACCTTGTGCCGGACCTGAAGGCCGAACTGGATAGCCTTGCGACAAATACCGGCATCGATACGGCCTATCAGAACGCGGTGAAGAACGCCCGCACCATGGGCGAGATTATGCAGGCGACCGACCTTGCGAACCGCGCCAAGAGCATCGCAACGTTCGGCAAGCACGACAATATGCTTGATCTGATCGCAGCCGTTGAAAGCGGCGGCGACTACAATGCCACGCTTGATCATGGTCGCTGGACGAACGGTGCACAGAACCTCACTGGCATGACGCTCAATCAGGTCCGCGCGCTGCAGCGCAAGATGCTCGCCGACCCGGCAAACCGCGCGCTCTATGGCGACGGCAGGGGTTCTTCGGCACTTGGTCGCTACCAGATCACGGGCGCGACCCTCGAAGGGCTGATGAAGGAGCTCGGCCTGTCTGGTGATCGGCTCTATGATCAAGACACCCAGGACGAACTTGCGCGTGCGCTGCTCCGCCGTCGCGGCGGTGATCCGGCATCCCTTCGGCAGGAATGGACCGGCCTGAAGCGCGTGGACGATGGCACGATCCGCAACGCCTATGCCGGAACGCCGACCGCAGCCCAGCCGCTCGCCCCGACGACCGGGCAGCAGCAGGCCATTGACCTTGCCAAGCAGCAGGACGAAACCCGCAAGAGCTTGAACCGCACGGTGCAGGAAGGGCTTGACCTTGCCCGTTTCGAACAGTCGATTTCGGGCATGTCGGCAAGTCAGCAGCGTGTCGAGCTTCAGCTTTACCAGCAGCAACAGGATGCCAAGCGTGCAGGCATCGTGTTGTCCGACGCCGAACTTGCCAAGATGCGTGAACAGTTGACGCTTACCGGGCAGTTGACCGCGAAGAACGAACAGGTCGCGAACTCTGCCGAAGGCTTGAAGAACGCTCAGATGTATTTCGCGGAAAGCTTCACGTCGTCGTTGTCCGGCCTGTTGACTGGCACGCAGACGCTTGAGGGAGCGGTGCAGAGCCTGCTTAGCTCGCTCATCGATGCGACGTTGCAGGCCGCGCTTCTCGGCAAGGGTCCGCTTGCCGGGCTCATGGGCGGCGCGACCGGCAGCGGCATTCTCGGCGCGATCTTCGGCTTCTCTAAGGGCGGATACACCGGCAACGGGGGCAAGTATCAGCCTGCCGGTATCGTGCACCGTGGCGAGTTCGTCATGAGCAAGGCCGCCACGGCCCGGCTCGGCGTGGACAACCTGTCCGCGCTTCACGAAGGTGCGCTTCGCGGATACGCGGCAGGCGGCTACGTCGGCACCGCGCCTGCCATCCGCAAGCCGCCCCTTCAGGCCGCGAACAGCAACGCCGCGCCGGTGCAGCAGATCACGATTTCCGCACCTGTCACCGTCAACGGATCTTCAGGCACTGAAACTCAGAACCAGGACCTTGCCGCGAAGATGGCGAAGCAGATGGAGGCTACTATGCGCGGCGTTGTGGCGGCAGAAATCCAGCGACAGGCACGCCCGGGCAATATGCTGAACAGCAGGAGCCGCTAG
- the arsC gene encoding arsenate reductase (glutaredoxin) (This arsenate reductase requires both glutathione and glutaredoxin to convert arsenate to arsenite, after which the efflux transporter formed by ArsA and ArsB can extrude the arsenite from the cell, providing resistance.): MIMDVTIYHNPACGTSRNTLEMIRNAGIEPTVIDYVNTPPTRDRLAQTITDAGLTVREAIREKGTPYAELGLDNPELTDDQLLDAMLKDPILINRPFVITPMGTRLSRPSELVLDILPDTHKGAFTKEDGERVLDEKGRRIV; this comes from the coding sequence ATGATCATGGACGTCACTATCTATCACAACCCGGCCTGCGGCACGTCGCGCAACACGCTGGAAATGATCCGCAACGCGGGTATCGAGCCGACTGTCATCGACTACGTGAACACGCCTCCAACACGCGACCGGCTCGCGCAGACGATCACCGATGCGGGGCTTACGGTCCGTGAGGCGATCCGCGAGAAAGGCACGCCCTATGCGGAACTGGGCCTCGATAATCCGGAGCTGACCGATGATCAGTTGCTCGATGCCATGCTGAAGGACCCGATCCTGATCAACCGTCCGTTCGTCATCACGCCGATGGGTACCCGTCTTTCCCGTCCGTCCGAACTCGTCCTCGATATCCTTCCAGACACTCACAAGGGTGCGTTCACGAAGGAGGATGGCGAGCGCGTCCTCGATGAGAAGGGACGGCGCATTGTCTGA
- a CDS encoding DUF2293 domain-containing protein, producing MKTRAERRRERKKQWYSQPEVEEFIRREYPGCPDFAVVYFATRICTVPKNWRGAPVATAVDVTMQNELRHQLTDYDQLMLVGVQRKEARRRVQPKINAMIAIWRKQR from the coding sequence GTGAAGACACGTGCTGAAAGAAGGCGCGAACGAAAGAAGCAGTGGTATAGCCAGCCTGAAGTCGAAGAATTCATTCGCCGCGAGTATCCGGGATGCCCGGATTTTGCGGTTGTCTATTTCGCGACCCGCATTTGCACCGTGCCGAAGAACTGGCGTGGTGCACCGGTCGCCACGGCAGTTGATGTAACGATGCAGAACGAACTGCGACACCAACTCACTGATTACGATCAGCTGATGCTAGTCGGCGTCCAGCGAAAAGAAGCCCGGCGAAGGGTGCAACCGAAGATCAACGCCATGATTGCGATCTGGAGAAAGCAACGCTAG